In the genome of Bradyrhizobium sp. CB3481, the window TAGGCGATCCCAGACGGGTCGGTGCTACCGAGCGCCGCCATGTTGGTGCTCGCGACGACTGTCGGTGTTCCGCTACTGTCGTCATTGGTGATGGTGCCGAGGCCCTGGCCGTCGGTGATGGTGCCCCCGTTGGTGGGGTGGGTGAGGTTGAGGAAGAACGTCTCGTTAGGTTCGACCGCGGTGTCGCCGTTGACCGTCACCGAGACGGTCCCCGTCGCCTGTCCGGCAGCGAAGTTCAAGGTCCCTCCCGCAGCCAAGTAATCAGAGCCAGCGGTCGCCGTGCCGTTGGCGGTGGCGAAGTCAACGGCGAATGCTGCGCTGCCGGTGTGGCTCACAGTGAAAGTCGCCGTCTTAGTCCCGCTGTTGCCCTCGGTGATCGTTGCGTCGCTGATCGAGATATTGCCGACGACAGCCGGGACGTCATCATTGGTGATGGTGCCGAGGCCCTGGCCATCGACGATGGTGCCGCCGTTGGTGGCGTTGGCCAGATTGAGCAAGAACGTTTCGTTGGGTTCGATGACGGTGTCGCCATTGATTGTCACCGAGACCGTCCGACTGGCCTGTCCCGCCGCGAAGTTCAACGTGCCCCCGGCTGCCAGGTAGTCGGAACCAGCCGTCGCCGAGCCGTCGGCAGTGGCGAAGTCGACGGCAAAGGCCGCGGTCCCGGTGCGGCTTACCGTGAAGGTTGCCGTCCTGGTCCCGCTGTTGCCTTCTGCAATCATGACATCGCTGATCGAGATATCGCCAACGTCGGGGGTGGCGGTAGCTCCGGAGATCGCGAAACTACTGGCGCTAACGGCAGCGCCCGTCTGCAATGTCGCCAGCGCTATGCCGGCGCTGGCACCGGATCCGTCGGGATCCCACATCACTGAGCGGGTAGTGCCATTGTAGAGGAATTGGCCATGGCCAGCGGCCGTGCCTTGGTTCCCGGTCACAGTGGCAAACCAAGCTGGATCGAGGACCAAGTCACCGGAGCCATTGTCGATGAGGCCGCTGCCCCCGCTCAGTCCGTAGTCGCTGGCAGTGATGCCGAACTTGTCCTCGGCCGCGAAATCCGTGATGGTGACGGTGTTGGCTGCATCGGCCGGGCCGAACTTGAACGTATCACCTCCCAAGCCGCCGGTGAGTGTATCCTTGCCGCCACCCCCGCTGATGATGTTGGCGTTCGAGTTGCCGACGATCGTGTTGACTTGGGCGTTGCCAGTGGCGCTGATGGCGACGGCGGACTCCAGTAGCACCAACCTCTCGAGGAATGGACTTAGGGTGTAGCTCACGGTGCTGTAGACCCTATCAGTGCCGCCGTCGTCCACGCCGGAACTAGTCGTTTCGCTGACGATGTCGTTCACATCGTCGACGTAGTAGTCGTCGCTGCCGGTCCCGCCGAACATGGTGTCCGCGCCGGCATCGCCGTGCATGGCGTCGTTACCGGCCCCGCCAAATAGCGTATCGTCGCCGGCACCCCCGTTAAGGTGATCACGCCCGCCCAGACCCGAGATGGTATCGGATTCGGCTGTGCCAGTGAGATCGGGGTCGTCGAGTTCAGTGCCGATAATGTTTGCCATGGTACTGGCTCCGGGGCGCAATTGGGGTTTTGCTTGGATTTTGCTGCGACACCCGCAGACGAACTATCAGGAGGAATGACAGGGGTCGCTGCTGATTCAACCTATACGATTGACGCCGCTGCGGGTAACGCCGCTGTTGGGCTACCTCATATTTTCCGTTTGATATTGAAATCGGCGCCCTTGTTGGATGCTCTCTGACGTGGCGTAACGCGCCATCGAGTCATTCCTGCTCGCTGAGAGCAGTGTCTGACGGTGCGCGGTGGCGGCGAGCATTTGAAGGAACCGACTGCATTCACGCGTACCGACGGATTAACTCGGTGTGGCGTAGTGTCTTAGCCGAAAATCGCTTTATTCTTCTCGCGCAACGCGGGCCTGAAGGATCGTCAATCGGGCGGCATTTCCCCAGACATTGCCCCCGCCACTGAGCAGCACGACTGAATGGCCAACCGATCAAAATGAACCTCATGAATGGGGTAGTCGCATGCGGATCGCCATGATTGGCACGGGCTATGTGGGACTGGTGTCCGGCGCCTGTTTCGCCGATTTCGGTCACCACGTCACCTGCGTGGACAGGGATGCCGACAAGATCGAAGCTCTGCGCCGAGGCAAGATTCCAATTTTCGAACCCGGCTTAGACGAGCTCGTGGCCTCCAACGTCAAGGCCAGGCGCCTGGATTTCACCGCCGACCTTAACAAGCCGGTCGCGGAAGCGGATGCCGTGTTCATCGCCGTCGGAACGCCGTCGCGGCGAGGCGACGGCCACGCCGACCTCACTTACGTCTATAGCGCGGCGCGCGAGATCGCGGCCGCGCTGTCCGGCTTCACCGTTGTGGTGACGAAATCGACCGTGCCGGTCGGCACCGGCGACGAGGTCGAGCGGCTGATTCGTGAAGCCAATCCATCAGCCGAGGTGGTGGTGGCCTCCAATCCCGAATTTTTGCGCGAGGGCGCCGCGATCCGCGATTTCAAATTCCCCGACCGTATCGTGGTCGGCACTGATGATGAGCGTGGGCGCAGGGTGCTGGAGGACGTCTACCGGCCGCTGTCGCTCAACCAGGCGCCGCTGATGTACACCGGGCGCCGCACGGCCGAACTGATCAAATACGCAGCGAACGCCTTCCTCGCTACCAAGATCACCTTCATAAATGAGATCGCCGATCTCTCGGAAAAGGTCGGCGCAGACGTGCAGGAAGTAGCTCGCGGCATCGGGCTCGACAATCGCATTGGTACCAAGTTCCTTCACGCTGGCCCGGGCTTTGGCGGCTCCTGCTTTCCCAAGGACACCCGCGCCTTGATTCAGATCGCGCAGGATCACGACGTGCAACTGCGCATCGTCGAAGCCGTGCTCGGCGTCAACGACAACCGCAAACGCGCGATGGCGCGCAAGGTCGTCAACCTTGCCGGCGGCTCGCTGCGTGGCAAGACCGTCGCCGTGCTCGGCCTCACCTTCAAGCCGGATACCGACGACATGCGCGAGGCGCCGTCGATTCCACTGGTGACGGGCCTACTCGACATGGGCGCCAAGGTGCGCGCGCATGATCCGGCCGGTATGGAGCAGGCGAAGAGGGAGTTGCCCGACATCGACTATTGCGACGATCCCTACGTCTGCGTTCGCGGCGCCGACGCGCTCGTGATTGTGACGGAATGGGCGCAGTTTCGCGCGCTCGATCTGGAACGGCTCAAGCGTGAAATGGCGAAGCCCGTCATGGTCGATCTGCGCAACATCTATCGCGCTGAAGACATGGCAGCCCTCGGCTTCATTTACGAGGGCATTGGGCGGCAACGAAGGATTCGGTTCGATGTTGTGGAGGGTGGCCGAGCCAGGGTAGCATCATCCAGGCGACGCTAGCCTTGGTCAGGATGCTACGATTGCTCTCGGATGTGCTTACGGCGTTGAAGCAAGCCAAAATAGCTTTTTCTTTAGTGGAATCCCCCTGACAACGCCGCGCTGAGTAATGGGGCACCTCAATACGGCAAGTAGAAAGGGCGGTCGACGAAGCGGGGTCGAAGTGCCTTCCAAGGACGCCATGTCGGATCAGGCAATATTGGTCACGGGAGCGGCGGGTTTCATCGGCTTTCATGTCGCTCGCCGGCTGTTGGCCGAAGGCCGCGCCGTTATCGGGCTCGACAGTCTCAACTCCTATTACGATCCGGCGCTGAAACGCGCGCGGCTGGATATTTTGTGCGGGAAGCAGGGTTTCGCGTTTGAGCAGATCGATCTCGCCGATCGCCCGTCCGTGGAGCGCCTGTTCGCCCAGCACCGTTTTGCGCGGGTG includes:
- a CDS encoding Calx-beta domain-containing protein; protein product: MANIIGTELDDPDLTGTAESDTISGLGGRDHLNGGAGDDTLFGGAGNDAMHGDAGADTMFGGTGSDDYYVDDVNDIVSETTSSGVDDGGTDRVYSTVSYTLSPFLERLVLLESAVAISATGNAQVNTIVGNSNANIISGGGGKDTLTGGLGGDTFKFGPADAANTVTITDFAAEDKFGITASDYGLSGGSGLIDNGSGDLVLDPAWFATVTGNQGTAAGHGQFLYNGTTRSVMWDPDGSGASAGIALATLQTGAAVSASSFAISGATATPDVGDISISDVMIAEGNSGTRTATFTVSRTGTAAFAVDFATADGSATAGSDYLAAGGTLNFAAGQASRTVSVTINGDTVIEPNETFLLNLANATNGGTIVDGQGLGTITNDDVPAVVGNISISDATITEGNSGTKTATFTVSHTGSAAFAVDFATANGTATAGSDYLAAGGTLNFAAGQATGTVSVTVNGDTAVEPNETFFLNLTHPTNGGTITDGQGLGTITNDDSSGTPTVVASTNMAALGSTDPSGIAYVPGMGLFVCDSEVEESPFSRATNLWKLQTDGTLVKSFSLLNFTDEPTGLAFDSSTQRLYISDDDAFKLYWVDPANPTVRQGQFDLKPLGCNDPEDVAVNPSNGHLFIANGSVGGRSIVEINNTGTQVFSTITLPAEIKDPEALAYDAAHNVFFVGGGFSPDIWVVDRSGNILQKLDVLEGFRNTDTSAKVKDLELAPSSDPNDDPGKLNLYVADYGNSHVSDGRMIEIDLQSALLFV
- a CDS encoding UDP-glucose/GDP-mannose dehydrogenase family protein; this translates as MRIAMIGTGYVGLVSGACFADFGHHVTCVDRDADKIEALRRGKIPIFEPGLDELVASNVKARRLDFTADLNKPVAEADAVFIAVGTPSRRGDGHADLTYVYSAAREIAAALSGFTVVVTKSTVPVGTGDEVERLIREANPSAEVVVASNPEFLREGAAIRDFKFPDRIVVGTDDERGRRVLEDVYRPLSLNQAPLMYTGRRTAELIKYAANAFLATKITFINEIADLSEKVGADVQEVARGIGLDNRIGTKFLHAGPGFGGSCFPKDTRALIQIAQDHDVQLRIVEAVLGVNDNRKRAMARKVVNLAGGSLRGKTVAVLGLTFKPDTDDMREAPSIPLVTGLLDMGAKVRAHDPAGMEQAKRELPDIDYCDDPYVCVRGADALVIVTEWAQFRALDLERLKREMAKPVMVDLRNIYRAEDMAALGFIYEGIGRQRRIRFDVVEGGRARVASSRRR